The genomic region TGGGGATGTCCCATGGCAGTAAgcatttttctctttattagTCTTTAGTTTATCAGATCAGCTTACACAAGTTAGATTCTTACAAATGAAACCTTCAACTATGATTCAACTGCAAATTTCAGTACAAAAACATTTGTTTCTTCAGGATGAAAACTTGGTGGCATACAATCTGTTATTCAGTAAGTGTAATGACTATGATATTCTATCATGATTCTTGAAGCCACCACCTTTACATAAACTTGCTATACTCATTGAATCAAAGAACGAATTCTTGATATCCTTTTATGAGAATTGATCTTTTtatattcccattcattttGATCCTGGAGTTCATCTACTTGGCAGCATGTTTGTTTCTACTGCAAAGAGGCTGCATGTATTGAAGAGTTCTGAACTTTCAACTCTACGAAGTAAGTTACTAGAACTGAAAATTGTCTATTTCTGTTAGCCGACTTTCTAAGATAGCTTAAAAGTTTGGGGAATTTGGCTGCTTTTCAGTTGGTAGCAATGATCAAGAAAAGACACCACTTGCTCCTGCTGTGCAAATTTGAAGATGACTTTTGAGTGGGgaattttctttatcttcGAGTGGAGAAGTTATGGTGGCACCAACTTCAAATTTGGGttcaaaacttcaaaatctatCATTTGCAATCCTTTCATAAAAGTTGACATCATTTCTAATTTTCTATGGTTCTTCTGAGTTCTGAGCTTTGATGTTCATAAATAAGTTTGTAAATATATGATGGACTACCTGAGATGAACTACTTGTATTTTCAATTatacgtttttttttttttttgtccttttaGAAGTCAACTAGGTATTTGGAAATGGAAACTTGATGGGACCTGATCTCTTCAAGTGCTTGTAATTGACTTGGATTTTGGTCTACTGATATGTataatgtttttttcttttctgaaaTGAAAAGACTCACTGTTACCTGatgattgaaaaagaattaatttcaACTAGCCAAAGTCCAACCTTAAGAACTTACTAAAAAATTATAGCACTAACCActgaatgaatgaaaataaaaagttaaatttgattaaaacccaaaaaattcaataacaaaTGAATAGTAATAAATTAGCCATCAAGTGCTTTTTgtaaaatgttatgaatttcaattaatatgttatatcatcattcaatataatattacGTGTCATGTCAATATcatatgatataaaatgataattaataatgattagtcaatcattaattataaaaatatatttgactcaaaatgaaagtataaaaatttaattaaatataataaaaaattttatttaaaattttttgaaatgtttataaattttttaaaatattatactaaaattgtgtttatatatataattttatcttaaaaaattaaaaaaaaataagagaggaGTACAAGTAGCCTCTAAAGAGGAGAGACCAAAGTAGCCAAAAACCAATGGCCTTCAGTTCCACTACGTGAAGCCATGCGGCCCATTTACAAAACAAACACAGAGAGGAGAACCCAATTCCAAAAGGGAAAATTCCCATTCCAAGGTTCTAGGGTTTactgatattttattttcccGTTTGCTgtttaataaataatcaaaatttttatgacAAAATCCCTCCCCATCCAGTCAAGGCCTCAGGGTTTCTAGCAGATCGGCACCGAGGTAAAAATCCATACTTTCATTGATCAGAAACAACAAGgttattgtttttctttgtcctTTCCGTTTTTTCCCAAATATGTTATCGGTTTTGTCGAGACTGATCGTTCACCATCTGAAGGTGATATGTTTTCTAGTGTTTTTCTCTGTTCGTGTATTTGTCCCTTGGGTTTTAGCTTGGATCGCTTGTTATGATcgttttctttgaaaaaaatcagttttttttttttatgtaactTGAAATTAGCTGGTGAgcttagaaaagaaaagaagagtgTCCCAAAAACATATACTATGTAAATCTGTGTCCTTGAAAGTTTTgcatttattagtttttatgtcTTCCTCTATtgattttgtttggttttatAGGTCATTGAATTTGGTAAATAACGTTAGGTTGGTGCAGCCAAATTAGATTAGCTAGTTTGCTGAAATCTTCGTCTTAATCAGACCTATGTTTAATTTGTCTTGAAATAAATCCTTCTTGTTTGTCAAATTTTGAGCAATTATTCTGACAGGTGAATTTTGTTGGGAATTTTGAAACTTGGGTAGTTTTTGAATATAAAGGCGCCATCTTTCTGAACCATGGGGACCCCAGAAACTTCCCGAGAGCCATGCCCAGATCGAATTCTTGATGATATTGGAGGTGCTTTTGGTATGGGTGCTGTTGGAGGTGCAGCCTTCCACTTCTTGAAAGGCACAATGAACTCCCCTAGTGGTGCTCGGTTGATTGGAGCAACTCAAGCTGTGCGTATGAATGCCCCTCGTATCGGTGGTAGTTTTGCTGTTTGGGGTGGTCTTTTTTCCACCTTTGATTGCACGATGGTGTACATCCGGCAGAAAGAAGATCCATGGAACTCGATTATAGCTGGTGCTGCCACTGGAGGGTTTCTTTCAATGCGTCAAGGACTTGGTGCTGCTTCCAGATCAGCAATGTTTGGTGGGGTTTTGCTTGCCTTGATTGAAGGAGCTGGGATCATGTTGAATAAATTTCTTAGTCAACCGCAGATGCCTATTATGATTGAAGAGCCAGCACCAAATGTAGCTGGTATGCCTGGATTTCCAATGGGGCAATTGCCAAACCAAGCACCTATATCAGTTGACAGTTTGAGGCAGGGCTCACCgtcatcaacatcatcaccgtcatcatcatcagcttcCTCATCTAACTCTTCGTCTTCATGGTTTGGAGGACTTTTTGGAGGCGGAAAGAAGCAGGAGTCAGCAACAAGTAGTGGAAGTAAGACACAGGTTTTGGAGAGCTTTGATGCTCCTCCTGTGCCATCATTTGAATACAAATAAAGTGGTGACTAGCCATTTTCTCACTGTTGTCAACAGAGCTTAACTTCTGCCTCTAAAATCCCGCTTTTATTTTAGTGCTTTGAAGTGTTTGAACCTATCGAGAGTTGAATTTATCATTATAATTGAATCAATAGTTGTTATTGCTTTCTATTCTTCTTTCCCCATTCAAACCATACATCTACATGTCTATGCAGCTGATTCACTTCAGTCAAATGATACCCAATGTTTTTGGATCTCTTAacttttcatggttgaattttaCTTCTTGCAAACTACTGTTTAAACATTAGGCTACATTATTGCATTTAATATAGTAATTTGCTCAGTGCTCTATGGCTTTCTTCTAGTGATATGATTTTCTTGTTACGATCATTTCAGAATAAAGCTTCTCATTGTGAATGCTTAATGAAGTCCTAGAAAGGCATGGAGCCATGGACAATGGAGGGTTTTTGAAGGGTTTTTGGAATGTTTTGAGAACAGGATTTATGTCAATCACCCTTTTTAGTTGTTAATGAGTATATGCAGACTTCAGGCTATAAATATACATTTATGTAAAGGAGAAACACTGTAAGTGCAGGCCATGCCTACGCCCAAACTTCTAAGGATAGTGGGCCTCACTGGGCCCATTTCCTCCCAGGGAAAAAATTTTGGGTTATCCGCTTGGCTATGAGATGTGGCCTATTCTGCTTTTGTAATTATTGATTAACGTTTTTTTGCTTGGTACAAATAATATTCGattttctttctgtttcttGATTTTGCTTAATTGTAcaagtaaataaaatatgttaatgcttttctttttgcacAAAAAAGTTGTCACTTGCTTCTTGCTTGCAGAAAAGTGAAAGTAGAAGAAAAGCCCtgtaaatagtaaaaaaaaaaaaatttccaaaagtAACCTCAATCTTAGCTAATAAAAGCATTCTTTACATGCGCCTTTTAGACTCTCAAACATGACCTAAAAGAGCGCATAAATTCAATGTCCATAGTGTATAGCAAGGAGTTGGTGAAAAGTGAGaataaagtaaaagaaaaaccccTCAACGATTTGCACATTCCATATGCAAAAGTGCAATGAGGTAGATGATGTTCAATAATTTTGATCAACATTCCCTAAACCACAAGGTGTGACAAAGATTAAAATCACGTTACCGTATTATTAAcgaattattttatattatataattgaaaCTGTAAAAATCTAACAATAAGTATGTCTTAATATAAACGAAGTTCGAACATTCTTTAAGATTAATCATGTTAAATAGAGAGGATAATCGAAAAAAGATTTAAAGGTGGAACGGTTGAATGCCCATATTTTGAGACATTAACAGCAAC from Theobroma cacao cultivar B97-61/B2 chromosome 9, Criollo_cocoa_genome_V2, whole genome shotgun sequence harbors:
- the LOC18588004 gene encoding mitochondrial import inner membrane translocase subunit TIM17-2, which gives rise to MGTPETSREPCPDRILDDIGGAFGMGAVGGAAFHFLKGTMNSPSGARLIGATQAVRMNAPRIGGSFAVWGGLFSTFDCTMVYIRQKEDPWNSIIAGAATGGFLSMRQGLGAASRSAMFGGVLLALIEGAGIMLNKFLSQPQMPIMIEEPAPNVAGMPGFPMGQLPNQAPISVDSLRQGSPSSTSSPSSSSASSSNSSSSWFGGLFGGGKKQESATSSGSKTQVLESFDAPPVPSFEYK